A part of Rhinoderma darwinii isolate aRhiDar2 chromosome 1, aRhiDar2.hap1, whole genome shotgun sequence genomic DNA contains:
- the MCIDAS gene encoding multicilin: MQNRRKAFDKLCPNRIADITNRVNRKPEKPERKVSRRIFGEPTGPVTIYVEQPPDTVDAALSAIDWQDLADCNSVIQQDAARGSLTKQGHCLQSEPEFDLQEFRDAVDSFIDGQTSHMQTGLGAGGFLLLPSDVPAFEPCMVPHIHSQQTQLTPISVQPIPSTEQYWRDMADQNQKALGDALVENNQLHVTLSEKQEEIACLKEKNVHLKELANQAKHLAAVLDNLMSHQSRNDTRLSSDSVLSRPPVKRSLEEFYPQTTEQECNQVDEILRDISKKCNAALMGSVHSEAKRPKLYSEDTIDSKNGVTTSIKMCGAFQGLKTSTGHSSISLCDTDLEEDITFRTSIKDHCTIRTLAFPQGNAFTIRTNKGGYKFRWVPN; the protein is encoded by the exons ATGCAGAACAGAAGGAAAGCCTTTGATAAACTATGTCCAAACAGGATAGCTGACATTACTAATAGAGTCAATAGGAAGCCAGAGAAACCTGAGAGAAAG GTGTCAAGGAGGATATTTGGGGAGCCCACTGGCCCTGTGACTATATATGTGGAGCAGCCTCCTGACACTGTAGATGCCG CTCTGTCTGCTATTGATTGGCAGGACTTGGCTGActgtaatagtgtcatacagcaggacGCCGCTAGGGGCAGTCTAACGAAACAG GGACATTGCTTGCAAAGTGAACCTGAGTTTGATCTGCAGGAATTCAGGGATGCTGTGGACAGTTTTATTGATG GCCAGACCTCTCACATGCAGACAGGATTGGGTGCTGGAGGCTTCCTTCTTCTACCATCTGATGTGCCAGCATTTGAGCCATGCATGGTCCCCCATATCCATTCACAGCAAACCCAACTCACGCCCATTAGCGTTCAGCCTATTCCCAGCACAGAGCAATACTGGAGGGATATGGCTGATCAGAATCAAAAGGCACTGGGAGATGCCTTGGTGGAAAACAACCAG CTCCATGTGACCCTAAGTGAAAAGCAGGAGGAGATCGCTTGCCTCAAAGAGAAAAATGTTCATCTGAAAGAACTTGCAAATCAGGCAAAGCATTTGGCAGCTGTACTTGAT AACCTGATGAGCCATCAGTCCAGGAATGATACTAGACtttcttctgacagtgtactgaGCCGGCCTCCAGTAAAGAGAAGTTTAGAGGAATTCTATCCACAGACCACCGAACAAGAATGTAATCAGGTGGATGAGATATTGAGAGACATTTCCAAGAAGTGCAATGCCGCCTTAATGGGGAGTGTCCACAGTGAAGCCAAGCGCCCTAAACTGTATTCTGAGGACACTATAGATAGCAAGAATGGGGTCACCACTAGTATCAAAATGTGCGGAGCCTTTCAAGGACTGAAGACCTCCACAGGTCATAGCTCAATAAGCTTGTGTGACACTGATTTAGAAGAAGACATTACCTTTAGGACCTCCATCAAAGACCACTGCACTATCCGGACTCTTGCCTTCCCCCAGGGAAATGCCTTTACAATTAGGACCAATAAAGGAGGCTATAAGTTTAGATGGGTCCCCAACTGA